Proteins co-encoded in one Hyla sarda isolate aHylSar1 chromosome 4, aHylSar1.hap1, whole genome shotgun sequence genomic window:
- the LOC130367638 gene encoding mucin-3B-like — MMGFALQAAVLGISKSEPKNGQLSIQRSGHRNVTFFRKDIIQMQKHPERQAIMILEERKVNYNEIKRKSMKKRSVELYAEFGSGDIFSTLSPESTSSPEGSGDGFTTPEGSGDAPTSSVDPKPTITIAPLQCRNGGFFNGKICECGKIYFGDRCEFISGRIEIGPSINVTVNVELRFVNRIFNENLEDISSRGYEEFETIFKKEMALLYRNVSGYKDVEILNIRNGSVIVNHTIIVEVEYMSAVALDETYNTVFHDVETQLENLKTENCTSGTSPLCINGTSYSIKRVPVPSMEELCSKIIPDSLKDFYTANRTHTGVTCLSDCDADSPNHHDCNDGVCLILPNTGARCSCPDTDQFIYASGDCKGKMSKSALFGGVGAAIGVLVISFLIVGFFQLKKWRRQKRQVSKDEFQPNTDDIWVEDEIFTNFTANMNAQQDRDSSSSGSMVENFRPVLDKINTSVEITTKRPSISMV, encoded by the exons TATTAGGAATATCTAAAAGTGAACCAAAAAATGGACAGTTGTCCATACAAAGATCCGGTCACAGGAACGTCACGTTCTTTCGAAAGGACATAATACAGATGCAAAAACATCCTGAAAGGCAAGCCATCATGATTTTGGAGGAGAGAAAGGTAAACTACAATGAAATTAAGAGAAAATCCATGAAGAAGAGGAGCGTAGAACTGTATGCAGAATTTGGATCAGGGGACATATTCTCAACACTATCTCCAGAAAGCACCAGCTCTCCAGAAGGATCGGGTGATGGGTTCACAACACCAGAAGGATCTGGAGACGCCCCAACTTCTTCTGTCGACCCAAAGCCCACCATAACCATTGCTCCAC TACAATGTCGGAACGGGGGCTTCTTCAATGGTAAAATTTGTGAATGTGGCAAAATATATTTTGGTGACCGCTGCGAGTTTATCTCAGGGAGAATAGAAATTG gacCATCAATAAATGTCACAGTGAATGTGGAGCTGAGATTTGTGAATAGAATATTCAATGAAAATTTAGAGGACATCTCAAGTCGGGGTTATGAAGAATTTGAGACAATTTTTAAAAAAGAG atgGCTTTGCTCTACAGAAATGTTTCAGGATACAAAGATGTGGAGATACTGAACATAAG GAACGGTAGCGTCATTGTGAATCATACCATAATCGTGGAGGTGGAATATATGTCCGCCGTTGCCCTCGATGAGACGTATAATACAGTATTCCATGATGTTGAGACTCAACTGGAGAATCTTAAAACTGAAAACTGTACGAGTGGAACAT CTCCCTTGTGTATTAATGGAACCAGCTACAGTATAAAAAGAGTTCCAGTGCCATCCATGGAGG AACTTTGTAGCAAAATAATTCCGGACAGTTTAAAAGACTTTTATACTGCAAATAGAACACATACGGGTGTCACCTGTTTATCTGACTGTGATGCAGATTCCCCAAATCATCATGACTGTAATGATGGTGTCTGCCTGATTCTCCCAAACACTGGAGCACGCTGCAG TTGTCCAGACACGGATCAATTCATCTATGCATCAGGGGACTGCAAAGGCAAGATGTCCAAGTCAGCTCTCTTTGGAGGAGTTGGAGCAGCCATCGGTGTCTTGGTAATAAGTTTTCTCATTGTGGGATTCTTTCAGctcaagaagtggaggaggcagaaAAG GCAAGTGAGCAAAGATGAATTTCAACCCAACACTGATGACATTTGGGTGGAGGATGAGATTTTCACCAACTTTACTGCCAATATGAATGCCCAACAAGATAGAG ATTCATCCAGCAGCGGATCTATGGTAGAGAACTTCAGACCTGTATTGGACAAAATCAATACATCAGTTGAG ATTACAACAAAAAGACCCTCAATCTCCATGGTATGA